A region of Rhizorhabdus wittichii RW1 DNA encodes the following proteins:
- a CDS encoding NAD-dependent epimerase/dehydratase (PFAM: NAD-dependent epimerase/dehydratase), with amino-acid sequence MKILVIGGSGMIGGDAAIHLAALGHKVTIGSRKPPLATTPMAAMPFLAGDYIAGGYSREELAGFDAMVFAAGQDTRHVGKDDDAAAYWERTNAELVPQLFERARDAGVGCAINIGSFYPQAAPHLLEGNAYIRSRKASDERVRALARPGFRVLSLNPPYMLGAVPGLDPRGFEKVAAYAEGKFPDIPVYAPPGGVNFMSIRSLAEATAGAIERGESGKAYLVGDENLSFRDYFQLYFRAFGKDVEVPLLDKPHPLIGSFAGHGGEIYFDPDPAEAALLGYRRNDIATAVGEIVALYRSRG; translated from the coding sequence ATGAAGATATTGGTGATCGGCGGATCGGGGATGATCGGCGGCGACGCCGCGATCCACCTCGCCGCGCTGGGGCACAAGGTGACGATCGGGTCGCGCAAGCCGCCGCTCGCCACGACGCCGATGGCGGCGATGCCCTTCCTCGCCGGCGACTATATCGCGGGCGGCTACAGCCGCGAGGAACTGGCCGGGTTCGACGCGATGGTGTTCGCGGCCGGGCAGGACACCCGCCATGTCGGCAAGGACGACGATGCCGCCGCCTATTGGGAGCGCACCAACGCCGAGCTGGTGCCGCAGCTGTTCGAACGGGCGCGCGACGCCGGGGTCGGCTGCGCGATCAACATCGGCAGCTTCTACCCGCAGGCGGCGCCGCACCTGCTGGAGGGCAATGCCTATATCCGGTCGCGCAAGGCGTCCGACGAGCGGGTGCGCGCGCTGGCCCGGCCCGGCTTCCGCGTCCTCTCGCTCAACCCGCCCTATATGCTGGGCGCGGTGCCCGGCCTCGACCCGCGCGGCTTCGAGAAGGTCGCGGCCTATGCCGAGGGCAAATTCCCCGACATCCCGGTCTACGCCCCGCCAGGCGGCGTCAACTTCATGTCGATCCGCTCGCTCGCCGAGGCGACGGCGGGCGCGATCGAGCGCGGCGAGTCGGGCAAGGCCTATCTGGTCGGCGACGAGAATCTGAGCTTCCGCGACTATTTCCAGCTCTATTTCCGGGCGTTCGGCAAGGACGTCGAGGTGCCGCTGCTCGACAAGCCGCACCCGCTGATCGGCAGCTTCGCCGGTCATGGCGGGGAGATTTATTTCGATCCCGACCCGGCCGAGGCCGCGCTGCTCGGCTATCGCCGCAACGACATCGCCACCGCGGTCGGGGAGATCGTCGCGCTCTATCGCAGCCGGGGATGA
- a CDS encoding AMP-dependent synthetase and ligase (PFAM: AMP-dependent synthetase and ligase): protein MSGLDLAAMLEEHARRWRDRPAVLEMESGRGHDYAAFAGRVRRLAGWLDAAGVKPGDRVVWLGQNSHCVLELLIAAGRRGAALAILNWRQSEDELRFVLDDLDPQVVVWQPDSLPDTLRAEWRERSCTWLRQDSLDPACAYETAIAGAPEAEAAAMPSDAPQLLLYTAAFSGRPAAAILTRQALVLQALHYAALRGWNHATTYLSATPLFHVATLLDCLATFVVGGRNLFVRQADPADMCAIIAAEKVSDTFILPPTMEKILELGDGRPDLTSLRSQPYKPEWNALVTIDDSLWGKRPYGYGQTETMGYATFSALGDPGKGGMGRPSPLVRLAMLDEEGRELPDGEVGEIGVRGWTVSPGYWRRPEINAQRYTADGWRRTNDLGRRESDGTLSFIGPKGRLIKSAAENIYPAEVERCIAQIDGVAEVAVIGTPDPVWMQSVRAIVVAKPGTAIDEAAVIDHCRRTIASYKKPRSVVFADALPRAGAAIDYAALDRLYEGGGYPSG, encoded by the coding sequence GTGTCGGGACTCGATCTTGCGGCGATGCTCGAGGAACATGCCCGGCGGTGGCGCGACCGCCCCGCCGTGCTGGAGATGGAGAGCGGCCGGGGCCACGACTATGCCGCCTTCGCCGGACGGGTGCGGCGGCTCGCCGGCTGGCTCGACGCGGCCGGGGTGAAGCCGGGCGACCGGGTGGTGTGGCTTGGCCAGAACTCCCACTGCGTGCTCGAACTGCTGATCGCGGCGGGGCGGCGGGGCGCGGCGCTCGCGATCCTCAACTGGCGCCAGTCGGAGGACGAACTGCGCTTCGTCCTCGACGATCTCGACCCGCAGGTCGTCGTCTGGCAGCCCGACAGCCTGCCCGACACGCTGCGCGCCGAATGGCGGGAGCGGAGCTGCACCTGGCTGCGGCAGGATTCGCTCGATCCCGCCTGCGCCTATGAGACGGCGATCGCCGGCGCGCCCGAGGCCGAGGCCGCCGCCATGCCCTCCGACGCGCCCCAGCTCCTGCTCTACACCGCCGCCTTCTCGGGCCGGCCGGCGGCGGCGATCCTGACCCGCCAGGCGCTGGTGCTCCAGGCGCTGCACTATGCCGCGCTGCGCGGCTGGAACCACGCCACCACCTATCTCAGCGCGACGCCGCTCTTCCACGTCGCGACCCTGCTCGACTGCCTCGCGACCTTCGTCGTCGGCGGGCGCAACCTGTTCGTGCGGCAGGCCGATCCGGCCGACATGTGCGCGATCATCGCGGCGGAGAAGGTCAGCGACACCTTCATCCTGCCGCCGACGATGGAGAAGATCCTCGAACTGGGCGATGGCCGCCCCGACCTGACCTCGCTCCGCTCGCAGCCCTACAAGCCCGAATGGAACGCGCTCGTCACGATCGACGACAGCCTGTGGGGCAAGCGCCCCTATGGCTACGGCCAGACCGAGACGATGGGCTATGCGACCTTCAGCGCGCTGGGCGATCCCGGCAAGGGCGGCATGGGACGCCCCTCGCCGCTGGTGCGGCTGGCGATGCTCGACGAGGAGGGCCGCGAGCTGCCCGACGGCGAGGTCGGCGAGATCGGGGTGCGCGGTTGGACGGTCAGCCCGGGCTATTGGCGCCGGCCCGAGATCAACGCGCAGCGCTACACCGCCGACGGCTGGCGCCGCACCAACGACCTCGGCCGCCGCGAGAGCGACGGGACGCTCAGCTTCATCGGGCCCAAGGGCCGGCTGATCAAGTCGGCCGCCGAGAACATCTATCCGGCCGAGGTCGAGCGCTGCATCGCCCAGATCGACGGCGTCGCCGAGGTGGCGGTGATCGGCACGCCCGACCCCGTCTGGATGCAGAGCGTCCGCGCGATCGTCGTCGCCAAGCCGGGCACGGCGATCGACGAGGCCGCCGTCATCGACCACTGCCGCCGGACGATCGCCTCCTACAAGAAGCCGCGCAGCGTCGTCTTCGCCGACGCCCTGCCGCGCGCGGGCGCCGCGATCGACTATGCCGCGCTCGACCGCCTCTACGAGGGCGGCGGCTATCCGTCGGGCTGA
- a CDS encoding 3,4-dihydroxy-2-butanone 4-phosphate synthase (PFAM: 3,4-dihydroxy-2-butanone 4-phosphate synthase; GTP cyclohydrolase II) encodes MAVPRLVAESADISPIEEIIAEARAGRPFILVDSEDRENEGDLIVPAQFATPEAVNFMAVHGRGLICLSLTADRIAALRLPPMAQDNRTQHGTAFTVSIEAREGITTGISAHDRARTIQVAADPDRGPADIVSPGHVFPLAARDGGVLVRAGHTEASIDIARLAGLRPAAVICEIMNDDGTMARLPDLLGFAARHGLKIGTIADLIAYRRRTERHVVRELERDFDTIHGRFRLVAYRNLLDNSLHIALARGVIDPDAPVTVRMHRLEFGPDVLGMSGDRHSCLSNAMKTIADEDGPGVIVLLKDWDPDWLLRQLGPADAHTCQTRALRDYGIGAQILIDLGVRKMVPITSARPNPAALPGYGLTIVGWRLFGKDGVPEDEVTLFD; translated from the coding sequence ATGGCCGTGCCGAGACTGGTCGCCGAAAGCGCCGACATCTCGCCGATCGAGGAGATCATCGCCGAGGCGCGGGCGGGGCGGCCGTTCATCCTGGTCGATTCGGAGGACCGCGAGAATGAGGGCGACCTGATCGTCCCCGCCCAGTTCGCGACGCCCGAGGCGGTCAACTTCATGGCGGTGCACGGGCGCGGGCTGATCTGCCTGTCGCTGACCGCCGATCGCATCGCGGCGCTGCGGCTGCCGCCGATGGCGCAGGACAACCGCACCCAGCACGGCACCGCCTTCACCGTGTCGATCGAGGCGCGCGAGGGGATCACCACCGGCATCTCCGCGCACGACCGGGCGCGCACCATCCAGGTCGCCGCCGATCCCGATCGCGGGCCGGCCGACATCGTCTCGCCCGGCCATGTCTTCCCGCTCGCCGCGCGCGACGGCGGCGTGCTCGTCCGCGCCGGACATACCGAGGCGTCGATCGACATCGCCCGGCTCGCCGGCCTGCGCCCCGCCGCGGTGATCTGCGAGATCATGAACGACGACGGCACGATGGCGCGCCTGCCCGACCTGCTCGGCTTCGCCGCGCGCCACGGGCTGAAGATCGGCACGATCGCCGACCTCATCGCCTATCGCCGTCGTACCGAGCGCCATGTCGTGCGCGAGCTGGAGCGCGACTTCGACACGATCCACGGCCGCTTCCGGCTGGTCGCCTATCGCAACCTGCTCGACAACAGCCTCCACATCGCGCTGGCCAGGGGGGTGATCGACCCCGATGCGCCGGTGACGGTGCGCATGCACCGGCTGGAGTTCGGCCCCGACGTGCTGGGGATGAGCGGCGACCGGCATAGCTGCCTGAGCAACGCGATGAAGACGATCGCGGACGAGGACGGCCCCGGCGTGATCGTGCTGCTCAAGGACTGGGACCCCGACTGGCTGTTGCGCCAGCTCGGCCCCGCCGACGCCCATACCTGCCAGACGCGCGCGCTGCGCGACTACGGCATCGGCGCGCAGATCCTGATCGACCTGGGGGTGCGCAAGATGGTGCCGATCACCTCGGCCCGGCCCAATCCGGCGGCGCTGCCCGGCTATGGGCTGACGATCGTCGGCTGGCGGCTGTTCGGCAAGGACGGCGTTCCCGAGGACGAGGTGACTTTGTTCGACTGA